The DNA segment GAAACTAAAGATTTGGAAAAAGTGTATGGAACGAATTCAGTTGTTAACAAGGTAAATTTAAACGTTGAAAAAGGTATAATTTTTGGATTTTTAGGGAAAAACGGAGCAGGGAAATCAACATTTATTAATATGCTTACTGGTTTAACTCAACCTACAAGCGGGACGTATCAACTTGCTTCACGCAAGGAAAAAGTAGGCGTACTACCTGATTATTCGACATTATATGACGATATGACAGCACTGGACCATTTGAAATATTTCAATAAATTATTAAAAGCTGAAATGCAAAATGACCAATTAGTTCAATTATTAAAGGACGTTGGCCTGAATGATGCGATTCATTTAAAAGCGAAAAAATATTCATTTGGTATGAAGAAAAAGTTAGCATTTGCACAAGCGATGTTGAATAATCCAGAAATTGTATTCTTAGACGAGCCTACGTCTGGTGTTGATGCAAATTCAATTTTGACGATTCATGATTTAATGAAAAAACTTGCAAGGCAAGGTACTACAGTATTCTTCACCTCACATAACCTCGATGAAGTCGAAAAGCTAAGTGATAAAATCGCAATCATGGATCAAGGACGTATTAAAGTTCAAGGAGATATGGAATATTTAAAGTCTTCAATAGAACAAGACATTAAAGTAGATGTTAAGTTCATGAATGATTCAACGTTGGATACAGCTGGTATTGAACAGAAATTGAGTGAGTTTGTGACGGAATGCCATTGGAAACCGCATCGACTCCAAGCAACATTAAAATCTAAACAGGACGTCTCAACAATCAATAAAATACTTGTCCTCAATGATGTGGAAGTATACGCGATTGATTTACACGAACCAAGTTTAGAAGAAATATTCATTAAAACAGGTCAAACATCGCAATAAATTTTACACTATACGTATGTAATTAAATACTAAAAATATGTTGATTTTACCTCGAAAAATTCTACATATATACATCGTGTTGCAAAAATGTTTTTACATCAATAAAAACAAAATACTATAACACAAGGTTTTCTTTTGCATTTTTATCATAAAAAACAACAAAAGTTGGTCATTTTTTAAAATGTGTTGCATTTTTCAACACATTAAAAAAAGTAATGGTGTAATGATGAAAAAATAGTTGATATATTAATTGATGTAATTTACATGACACGTTCAATAACTAATTAATAGATACGTGCCCGATGTGAAAATAGAAAAATAGGAGGGAAAATATTGGCAAAACTTTTATACAAACTAGGGAAAGTTATAGCTAATCATAAGTGGTTTAGTGTCATTGCATGGTTAATATTACTACTCGTGATTATCCTACCATTAATGAGCCATGCTCCTAAATTTAATAGTGATATCACTATGAATGGCTTAAAATCACTAGATACGAACGATAAGATGAGTAAGGAATTCCATCAGGATAGTCAGAAGGCAGCGATGAAAGTCGTCTTCCATTCACATAAACATGATGGCATTAAAGATAAAGATACGAAGAAAGATATTGAAGATGCATTAGATAACATTAAACAAAAAGATGATTACGTATTAAACGTGTCAGATCCATATAAAGATGGTCAAATTGATAAAGGTGGCGACACTGCAATTGCTACAGTGAATTACGTTACGCCACAAACATCATTACAAGATTCATCTAAAAAAATCATTGATGATGAAATTCAAGATATAAAAGCAGACCATAATCTTGAAATAGAAAAAGCAAGTGCATCTGCGATGAAGTCAGATGTTGGCGGTAATTCAGAAATGATTGGTATTGTGGTAGCATTTATCATTCTACTAATCACGTTTGGTTCGCTAATTGCAGCAGGTATGCCAATCGTAAGTGCCATCATTGGATTAGGTTCTAGTGTTGGTATCATCTCACTACTCACATTGGTATTTGATATTCCAAATGTAACTTTAACCTTAGCAGTTATGATTGGTTTAGCAGTCGGTATCGACTACTCGCTCTTTATATTATTCAGATATAAAGAAAATGTGAAAAAAGGCATCCAACCTATTGAAGCAATTGCCTTAGCTGTTGGTACTGCAGGTAGTGCAGTAATCTTCGCAGGTACTACAGTTATCATGGCCGTTTGTGGTTTATCCCTTGTAGGCATTGATTTCTTAGCAACGATGGGCTTTGCTTCAGCATTGAGTGTGTTATTCGCTGTATTTTCAGCTTTAACATTATTACCTGCGTTAATCTCAATTTTCCATAAACAAATTAAAATTAAAGATAGAAAGAAAAATAAAGCCGTTGAAAAGAAAGATAATCCTTGGGCTAAATTTGTAGTTGGTAAACCATGGATTGCAGCGATTTTAAGTATATTTATTTTAGCATTAGCAATTATACCAATTAGTCAAATGAGATTAGGTATGCCAGATAATGGAATTAAACCAGATGGTTCACCTGAGCATAAAACATATCAACTGATTTCAGATAATTTCGGTGCTGGTCATAACGGCCAAATTGTAATGCTTGTAAATACTAAAGATGGTGGCAACGAAAAATCAATTAATAATGATTTAAATAATATTCGTCATGATATTCAAGATTTAGATCATGTTGATTCAGTAGCAAAACCAAAACTAAATGGTAATAATCATTATGCATTGATTGCAATTACTCCAGAAGAAGGGCCAAACGCGAAATCAACAACAGATTTAACTTATGAACTACGTGATTATCATGACCAAGCGCAACAAGATTACCACTTCGATACAGAAATCACAGGTCAAAGCGTAATCAACATCGATATGTCAGAAAAACTTAACGGTGCCATTCCAGTATTCGCAGGTGTCATCGTAGCATTAGCCTTTGTATTATTGATGATTGTATTCCGTTCAATCATAGTTCCGTTGAAAGCAGTACTCGGTTTCGTACTTACGTTACTAGCGACATTAGGCTTCACAACATTAGTTATGCAACAAGGTTTCTTAGGCGGTCTCTTTGGCGTTGATAACACAGGTCCAGTACTCGCATTCTTACCTGTTATAGTAATTGGATTGCTCTTCGGTTTAGCGATCGACTATGAATTGTTCTTAATGACACGTGTGCATGAAGAGTACAGTAAGACAGGTGATAACGATTATGCAATTCGCACAGGTATTAAACAAAGTGGTCCTGTCATAGTAGCTGCAGCATTAATCATGTTCAGTGTATTTATCGCCTTTGTATTCCAAGATGATACAACAATTAAATCTATGGGATTAGCGCTTGCGTTCGGTGTATTATTTGATGCATTTATCGTAAGAATGACTTTAATCCCAGCATTAACAAAAATGTTCGGTAACGCTTCTTGGTATTTACCAAAATGGTTAGCAGCGATTATTCCAAATGTAGATGTTGAAGGTAAGGCATTAGAATCAGATAATAATAATGATGATGATGACCATACACACACAGATCATAGCGTTGATAGTCATTCTGAAAATGATAAATCTAATAATGAAAATTACATGCATTTTTCAAAGTTTAATGACGATACACATCATGGAGATGCTCATAAAATAAGAGAACTGAAAACAACAAATTTATACCAAACGTTAGTATGGAAAACAGATGATCATAATATTCTATACAATGCATTGATGCTCTATGCAAAAGCACATCACAAAGAAGTATACGATGAATATCATGAAGATGAGTATTACATGAATGACCACCATGATGACGCTCATGACGATAATAAACATTAAAAAGGAGGGAATCGTGAATGTTCAAACACAGAAGTTTAAAAATACTGGGTTTGATTGCCACACTTGCCTTAGCCATTGTGCTAAGTGCATGTGGTAATGGATCTTCTAGTCAGAAAAAACCTTCTCTTGGTAACAAAGATATAGAGATTCCATATGTGGCGACAGATAATTCTGCAGCCCGTTCCTTAGTTATTGCAGAAGTATTGAAAAAAGCAGGCTATGATGTGACGACAACACCTGTACAAGCAAGTGGTCCATTATATGCTGACGTTTCAGGCAATAAAGATGCTTTTCATGCTTCAGGGATCTTCCCAACAGTTGATAAATCATACTACGATAAGTTCAAGAGTAAGATAACTAAGTATGATAAACACAGCTTTGTAGATGATGTGAAAGTTGGTTTAGCTGTACCACAATATGCACAAAATATTAATTCTATCAGTGACTTAAAAGACAACGAACAATTTGGTAAAGCTGTAAATCACAAAATTCAAGGAACTGATGCAAGAAACGGTGTGATGAAGGCTACGAAAGATGAAATTGGTTCGGGCGATCTAAAAGACTATGAACTTAATGAATCTTCAGACCAAGCACAGTTCAAACAACTTCAAAAAGCACATCAAGCACAACAACCAATTCTATTCACAGCTATGGAACCGAGTTGGATTGCTAAAGAGCTGAAATTCAAAATGCTAGATGACCCTAATAAAATTTATGGTGATGATAACCAACATATTAATCTAGTATTTAATAAAGACTTTGAAAAAACACATCCAGCTGCATATCAAATTGGAACACGTATGTCAGATGATTGGAGTCATTCAGACGAAGAAACAATAGCTAAGAAAATGTTCGTCGATCGAAAAAATCCTGAAGATGTAGCGAAAGACTACGTGGATAACAATGAAAATAAAGTAGATGACTGGATTAAAGATATTAAAAAATAGTTGATAAAGATGCTGTTATATTTTTCATATAAATAAAACCTCCAAAGTTAATAAATAAAATTGTTAAATTCTCCAGACGACTGGGACATTATCGTAAAGATATGTCCCAGTTTTTTATAAAAGTATACGCTAAAATATAATGTGCGCTATTACATTTTGGAAAAATACGAATAATTGTGGTACCTTAAATTTATTGAAATTTATAGTTCGAGAAAATGTAGGCGTTAATGAGGAGTGTTGGAATGGAAACTTCTGCACAAAAAAGAACCGTCAGACATATTATTAGTACATCTTATCAACTATTAGAACATCATTACTTTGATAGCATTACCGTACAACAAATATGTCAGGAAGCGGAAATCAATCGAAGTACCTTTTACCGTTATTTTGAAGATAAAAATGATTTATTGTACCATATTATGCAATATATTGGAGAATTACTATTTGGTACCAAACATATACATCAAAAGCGAAACGCGATTGAGAGTTTATTTCATTACATTGATGATCACCGAAGTACATTCAGACATTTATTACTTTCTTCCAAACAAGAGGATGTCTTCCGTGACTTCCAACAAATTATTAGCAATGAAATGTTTGAAGGGGCTTTTGCTAAAACGGATTGCGAAGAACACGAAGATGAACTTGCCGCTCATATTCGTGAGTCACGATTCCCGCATTTAATTTGTGATGTAAAGAGTATGATGTTAGTTGAAGTATTGCGTCAATGGTTAGTCCATAAATATGAATTTACACCGAAAGAACTCATAAAATTTATAGAAGAAGAATTATAGATAAAAAAAGAGATTTTTGCAGAAACTACTGCAAAAACCTCTTTTTTTGGGGGTTACGCTTCATTATTTAATAATTGTATTTTGGAATACGAAGCTAGGCTCAGCACCTAATATTAATAAAAACATTTGTGAGTAAGTCACGTTTTGATAATCATTAACGAGTTCTACAAAAGCGTTAAACTCTGGATGCGTGCTTACCTTTTTAACTTCACCTTCGTATAAATCTAGTACTGAATTACTAATTAATGCGGGTCTATTTAACTCTAATGTCTTTTCATCGTTTGAAAAAATTAAGAGCCCTAAATATTTATATGGCACACTTAATTGTCTTGTGAGACTGGCAATATATTCTAAATTGCTAAATAAATCAGGGTTAGATTTTCTTAATTCGTCGAAATCTTGAGTTAATTGATTTAGTTCTTCCATTTCATTTTTTAATTTAATCATCTTCAATCACTACTCCACTTCCCAAGGTTTATTGATATCTAATGCTTCTAGAATTAACTTACTTTGCTTTCTTTTATTTCTACGAATTTCTGCTCTTTCTGCGCCGTGATCGTATAAAAACTGTTCCTCATCCGTTTGGGGTTTAATTTTAGGGATTGTAATAGGCTTTTTATCCTCATCTAGGGCTACGAAAGTAAGAAATGCAATGGCAGCAATCTTTCTTTCTGCTGTAATCATATCTTCTGAAATCACTTTACAGAAGATTTCCATTGATTTTGTTCCCGTATAAACGACAGAAGACTCAATACAAACGGAATCAGATTGTGTAATGGGGTGTAAAAATTCTACAGAGTCAGTTGAGGCTGTAACACATTCTTTAACTCTGGCATGTCTACGTGCTGATAGGGTCGCGTTATTGTCGATTTTCTTCATCAATACGCCACCGAAAAGGGTATTGTAATTGTTCAAGTCATTAATCAAAACTTGATCCGTACTGACAATCTTACTTTCTTTAGGGTACTTATATCTTTCCATCAAAAAACTCCCGTAATATTTATTTTTACGTATTATAGTTTATGTGATGAGCAGATAAATATAAAATATCCATTTTTTATAAAGGTATAAATTTCACAAATGACCTTAGCTAATATTTTTTTAGTAAATAGTTTTCTTGAATAAACTTAATCCAATTTTTAGTTAAGGAATCAACAATGACATCTTTTCTCCAAATAATAGCCAATTCCCATTTCATCGTTGGCTCGTTAATGTCGATTGTGAGTAAATCGCTATCCAGCAATTGCAAAATACCTTCAGGCAAAATACAGATTCCCATATTATTGAGTAACATTTCTTCAATAAAGCTCCATTGCGTTGATTCAAAGATGACATTCGGATTGAAATTATGATTACGACACGTATTAATAATTTTGTCATTTAAGAAAAAGTCAGAACTAAATAATATGAATTCTTGATCCTTTAAATCTTGTATATCAATCGATGATTTACTAGCTAGTTCATGGTCTTTATGCACCACTAACTTTAGACGCTCTTCCAATATAGAGAAATTATCGAATATCTCATTATTTGTAGGCAACACAGTAATCCCCATATCAAGATCACCATAATAGATATCATGCTCTATTTTCTTACTACCGTTTTCGAAAAGTTGGAAAGAGACATTAGGATACAATTTATGAAATTGTGAAATCAATTTAATTAACTTTCTAATGTTAATAATAGTCGGAATACCAATTTTAAGATGACCTGTTTTCATTTCTAATAAATTACTTAACTCATTTGGGATATTATCATACATCTTCAACATTTCTTTACATTGAAAGAAAAACGCTTCTCCAGCATCAGTTAAGTAGATTTGATTCTTATACCTTCTAAATAAAGTAACTTCAAGTTCATTTTCAATTAATTTAATTGTATTACTGATCGTAGGTTGCGTAATAAAAAGCTTTGCTGCAGCTTTGGTCATACTCTTTTCATTTACAACCTCTACAAAATACTGCATATGTTTGAGTTCCAACGTGTCTTTCCCTCCTATTATCCAAATGCGCTCAATCACATTTTATATAAATATTACTTTTCTTAGTCTATAAATCTATTTTATACCCTGCGTGTGTTTGGTGAAAGCCAACTTATCGAAAAGAGGGGCATAATTATTAATCTGAGTAAGACAGAATAAAAATGGTTCTGTTGCAAAGTAAAAAAATATAGCTAACCACTAATATATCATGTCAGTGTTCGTTTAACTTGCTAGCATGATGCTAATTTCGTGGCATGGCGAAAATCCGTAGATCTGAAGAGACCTGCGGTTCTTTTTATATAGAGCGTAAATACATTCAATACCTTTTAAAGTATTCTTTGCCGTATTGATACTTTGATATCTTGTCTTTCTTACTTTAATATGACGGTGATCTTGCTCAATGAGATTATTCAGATATTTCGATGTATAATGACAGTCAGGTTTAAGTTTAAAAGCTTTAATGACTTTAGCCATTGCTACCTTCGTTGAAGGTGCCTGATCTGTAATTACCTTTTGAGGTTTACCAAATTGTTTAATGAGACGTTTGATAAATGCATATGCCGAATGATTATCTCGTTGCTTACGCAACCAAATATCTAATGTATGTCCCTCTGCATCAATGGCACGATATAAATAGTTCCATTTTCCTTTTATTTTGATGTACGTCTCATCAATACGCCATTTGTAATAAGCTTTTTTATGCTTTTTCTTCCAAATTTGATATAAAATTGGAGCATATTCTTGAACCCAACGGTAGACCGTTGAATGATGAACGTTTACACCACGTTCCCTTAACATTTCAGATATATCACGATAACTCAATGCATATCTTAGATAGTAGCCAACGGCTACAGTGATAACATCCTTGTTAAATTGTTTATATCTGAAATAGTTCATACAGAAGACTCCTTTTTGTTAAAATTATACTATAAATTCAACTTTGCAACAGAACCATTTTTTATCTTTTACTTTCTTCCAAGTATTGCCTTCTTTAGCTTTCAACTTGTCGTCCCCTTTGAAAGTAAACTTATGTTTCGTTTTATAATCTTTTAATTTCACAATAAAACTATCTTTGTTTTTATCGATGATTTTACCTTCAAGTAAAGTCACACCTGAAGCATCGACTTTCATTTTGTCTTTTTTAATAACCATTGTCATTTTACCTTGTGCGGTCTTTGTTTCCCATTTACCTTGTGCTTTATCTTGTGCATCACTACACGCTGATAGCACTAACGTTAAAATAATAACTAAACCTACTAAATAAATCTTTTCATATATTTATCCCCTTTTCAATTGATATAAATAT comes from the Staphylococcus hsinchuensis genome and includes:
- a CDS encoding ABC transporter ATP-binding protein, translated to MNAIETKDLEKVYGTNSVVNKVNLNVEKGIIFGFLGKNGAGKSTFINMLTGLTQPTSGTYQLASRKEKVGVLPDYSTLYDDMTALDHLKYFNKLLKAEMQNDQLVQLLKDVGLNDAIHLKAKKYSFGMKKKLAFAQAMLNNPEIVFLDEPTSGVDANSILTIHDLMKKLARQGTTVFFTSHNLDEVEKLSDKIAIMDQGRIKVQGDMEYLKSSIEQDIKVDVKFMNDSTLDTAGIEQKLSEFVTECHWKPHRLQATLKSKQDVSTINKILVLNDVEVYAIDLHEPSLEEIFIKTGQTSQ
- a CDS encoding MMPL family transporter; amino-acid sequence: MAKLLYKLGKVIANHKWFSVIAWLILLLVIILPLMSHAPKFNSDITMNGLKSLDTNDKMSKEFHQDSQKAAMKVVFHSHKHDGIKDKDTKKDIEDALDNIKQKDDYVLNVSDPYKDGQIDKGGDTAIATVNYVTPQTSLQDSSKKIIDDEIQDIKADHNLEIEKASASAMKSDVGGNSEMIGIVVAFIILLITFGSLIAAGMPIVSAIIGLGSSVGIISLLTLVFDIPNVTLTLAVMIGLAVGIDYSLFILFRYKENVKKGIQPIEAIALAVGTAGSAVIFAGTTVIMAVCGLSLVGIDFLATMGFASALSVLFAVFSALTLLPALISIFHKQIKIKDRKKNKAVEKKDNPWAKFVVGKPWIAAILSIFILALAIIPISQMRLGMPDNGIKPDGSPEHKTYQLISDNFGAGHNGQIVMLVNTKDGGNEKSINNDLNNIRHDIQDLDHVDSVAKPKLNGNNHYALIAITPEEGPNAKSTTDLTYELRDYHDQAQQDYHFDTEITGQSVINIDMSEKLNGAIPVFAGVIVALAFVLLMIVFRSIIVPLKAVLGFVLTLLATLGFTTLVMQQGFLGGLFGVDNTGPVLAFLPVIVIGLLFGLAIDYELFLMTRVHEEYSKTGDNDYAIRTGIKQSGPVIVAAALIMFSVFIAFVFQDDTTIKSMGLALAFGVLFDAFIVRMTLIPALTKMFGNASWYLPKWLAAIIPNVDVEGKALESDNNNDDDDHTHTDHSVDSHSENDKSNNENYMHFSKFNDDTHHGDAHKIRELKTTNLYQTLVWKTDDHNILYNALMLYAKAHHKEVYDEYHEDEYYMNDHHDDAHDDNKH
- a CDS encoding glycine betaine ABC transporter substrate-binding protein — encoded protein: MFKHRSLKILGLIATLALAIVLSACGNGSSSQKKPSLGNKDIEIPYVATDNSAARSLVIAEVLKKAGYDVTTTPVQASGPLYADVSGNKDAFHASGIFPTVDKSYYDKFKSKITKYDKHSFVDDVKVGLAVPQYAQNINSISDLKDNEQFGKAVNHKIQGTDARNGVMKATKDEIGSGDLKDYELNESSDQAQFKQLQKAHQAQQPILFTAMEPSWIAKELKFKMLDDPNKIYGDDNQHINLVFNKDFEKTHPAAYQIGTRMSDDWSHSDEETIAKKMFVDRKNPEDVAKDYVDNNENKVDDWIKDIKK
- a CDS encoding TetR/AcrR family transcriptional regulator — its product is METSAQKRTVRHIISTSYQLLEHHYFDSITVQQICQEAEINRSTFYRYFEDKNDLLYHIMQYIGELLFGTKHIHQKRNAIESLFHYIDDHRSTFRHLLLSSKQEDVFRDFQQIISNEMFEGAFAKTDCEEHEDELAAHIRESRFPHLICDVKSMMLVEVLRQWLVHKYEFTPKELIKFIEEEL
- a CDS encoding acyl-CoA thioesterase — protein: MERYKYPKESKIVSTDQVLINDLNNYNTLFGGVLMKKIDNNATLSARRHARVKECVTASTDSVEFLHPITQSDSVCIESSVVYTGTKSMEIFCKVISEDMITAERKIAAIAFLTFVALDEDKKPITIPKIKPQTDEEQFLYDHGAERAEIRRNKRKQSKLILEALDINKPWEVE
- a CDS encoding LysR family transcriptional regulator — encoded protein: MELKHMQYFVEVVNEKSMTKAAAKLFITQPTISNTIKLIENELEVTLFRRYKNQIYLTDAGEAFFFQCKEMLKMYDNIPNELSNLLEMKTGHLKIGIPTIINIRKLIKLISQFHKLYPNVSFQLFENGSKKIEHDIYYGDLDMGITVLPTNNEIFDNFSILEERLKLVVHKDHELASKSSIDIQDLKDQEFILFSSDFFLNDKIINTCRNHNFNPNVIFESTQWSFIEEMLLNNMGICILPEGILQLLDSDLLTIDINEPTMKWELAIIWRKDVIVDSLTKNWIKFIQENYLLKKY
- a CDS encoding IS6-like element IS257 family transposase produces the protein MNYFRYKQFNKDVITVAVGYYLRYALSYRDISEMLRERGVNVHHSTVYRWVQEYAPILYQIWKKKHKKAYYKWRIDETYIKIKGKWNYLYRAIDAEGHTLDIWLRKQRDNHSAYAFIKRLIKQFGKPQKVITDQAPSTKVAMAKVIKAFKLKPDCHYTSKYLNNLIEQDHRHIKVRKTRYQSINTAKNTLKGIECIYALYKKNRRSLQIYGFSPCHEISIMLAS